The region GTGGAAATCTTCGTGGTTGATCACCTTCTGCTTCAGCTTTGCCAGCTGCTCTTGACGCTACAATCGAATGGGAAACCAATAATTAGCGCCTTTGCCTATAtaagccaccaccagtgcaGCAACGTACCTGTTTGTAGAAATATTCCTCTTCGTGAGCGACCTCCATCTTACCGAAGGAACCACCGGCGTCACGGatcgatccaccaccgccaccgcccttACCGGCACCGCTGCCCATCTCACCGCCGCTCATGCGAGCCAGTCTACGGGGACAGAGGGAAGAAGCATAATAAGAAAGTTAACATTCTTCCAGTCCGGATCAATCATTATCTGGACTGTGCGCGGAGCACTGATAAGATACACGGTCGATGTCCCCTTGCTTAACGGAACGTGCGATGGCGGAGTGGCCAGTCGTTGCTGACCCCAAAATCTCGGAGCCCCTTCGTACCGGCCAATAATGCATTTCACTCATTCTTACCTCATTCCACTTGGGATAATCCATGTTGTAGTTTTGCGCAATGATTGCATCTTTCTTCGGGGTTCTTCGGCACGATAAACGAAAGTAAAACAGAAAGTTAAACGCACAGCAGAGGGACAATTACAAAACTGAAAGTCACGAAAAATGCAACTCGGCTTGAAAAATGGCCGGCTGTTTTGGTAAATAAACGACTACACGAGCTGCGCTTGTAGCGGCAGTTTGAGTAGCTCAATTTGAGCAAAAACTGCAAAATCTATCGAAGCATCTGAAatcatgaaaaatgtgttttgaaAGGCATTAACAGACACGATTTCCTGTAAAAATAATGTGAAAACTTTTGGAAAAACTTCGGAAAATCGGTTAGAGCACGGAAACTAGCCCCAAAACGGACAGCCTCTAATTTTGCTGCTCAGGcaaagtgtgtgtgtgtgcctttgttgttttggttaaGGTTCGAAACCTCGTGCGTTTGCGGTGTAAAAACGATTCCACGGTTCCACGATGAAAAAAC is a window of Anopheles aquasalis chromosome 2, idAnoAquaMG_Q_19, whole genome shotgun sequence DNA encoding:
- the LOC126581675 gene encoding ATPase inhibitor mai-2, mitochondrial-like: MQSLRKTTTWIIPSGMRLARMSGGEMGSGAGKGGGGGGSIRDAGGSFGKMEVAHEEEYFYKQRQEQLAKLKQKVINHEDFHSESIKHHEDAIARHKQAIEELKKK